From the genome of Mycoplasma anserisalpingitidis, one region includes:
- a CDS encoding site-specific DNA-methyltransferase, with translation MVYLKNEKQYGKHPTQKPLELMERILLCSTRENDLFLDPFNGSGTTGVASKKLNRRYIGFEIETEFLNITIERVKKLV, from the coding sequence TTGGTTTACCTAAAAAATGAAAAACAATATGGTAAGCATCCTACACAAAAGCCCTTGGAACTTATGGAAAGAATTTTATTATGCTCCACAAGAGAAAATGACTTATTTTTAGATCCTTTTAATGGAAGTGGTACAACTGGTGTAGCATCAAAAAAATTAAATAGGAGATATATTGGTTTTGAAATAGAAACAGAATTTCTAAATATAACAATAGAAAGAGTTAAAAAATTAGTTTAA
- a CDS encoding DUF4231 domain-containing protein translates to MFDALKESKRTISKTKKQIIVYGFFYYFLNSITIITTFIVGTIAIIYLAGASKYYGDTINPYNSWLNQDSNYVLTTTIINAILSLFSGIISFFLVNTKFIEKKSLLNKLNMEMMIYNEKKFYYGNKKQVDRDYILYKRIFYLSNKEKFEREEIKEWEKQN, encoded by the coding sequence ATGTTTGATGCATTAAAAGAATCTAAAAGAACGATTTCAAAAACTAAAAAACAAATAATAGTTTATGGTTTCTTTTACTACTTTCTAAATTCAATCACAATTATTACAACTTTTATTGTTGGTACAATAGCAATAATTTATCTTGCAGGGGCATCTAAATATTATGGAGATACAATAAATCCTTATAATAGTTGATTAAATCAAGACTCTAACTACGTATTAACTACAACAATTATTAACGCTATTCTAAGTTTATTCTCAGGTATCATTTCATTTTTTTTAGTTAACACTAAATTTATTGAAAAAAAATCATTGTTGAATAAATTAAATATGGAAATGATGATTTACAATGAAAAGAAATTTTATTATGGAAATAAAAAGCAAGTTGATAGAGACTATATTCTGTATAAAAGAATATTTTATCTTTCTAACAAGGAAAAATTTGAAAGAGAGGAAATTAAAGAATGAGAAAAGCAAAATTAA
- a CDS encoding YdbC family protein — MAKQTSPEISYKIIKNIAVLSESSSGWKKEVNLVEWNGNKAKYDIRDWNSDRSKMGKGITLSDEEVKSLVEVLEKIK; from the coding sequence ATGGCAAAGCAAACTAGTCCTGAAATTAGCTACAAAATCATTAAAAATATTGCTGTTTTATCAGAATCAAGTAGTGGTTGAAAAAAAGAAGTTAATTTAGTGGAATGAAACGGTAATAAAGCTAAGTATGATATCAGAGACTGAAACTCTGACCGTTCGAAAATGGGAAAAGGTATAACTTTATCTGATGAAGAGGTTAAATCTTTGGTTGAAGTTTTAGAAAAAATAAAATAG
- the ffh gene encoding signal recognition particle protein, which produces MFNFLEDRMQKALQKMSKKTTITEDDLKEITRDIKMSLLEADVNLKIVKEFVNNVKEKTIQSNLIGKLNPSQQMIKIVHEELVRILGGKFIEPQINKKPYVIMMVGLQGSGKTTATAKISYFFRKKKFVENPLLIAADIYRPAAVDQLVTLAKSIQMDFYEEGVKNSPLDIVKNGLIKARENKNDLIIIDTAGRLSIDENLMNELFEIKKVANPDEIFFVADSMSGQDIINVAQTFHEKLKLTGTIITKLDSDARGGAALSIRQLLNLPIRFIGTGEKVANLDLFYPDRMADRILGMGDVMSLIEKASDVIDEKKAAKMVNKMFSGSFTLDDLLDQLNQMKKLGKFSKLLKMLPGNLSSKINEEELDKAEEKMRIYEILINSMTKQERKNPKLLKLASRKERIIKGSGRTAQEFNRLMNEYDMMVKKMSELGKTIGRGGNPFGGLF; this is translated from the coding sequence ATGTTTAATTTTTTAGAAGATAGAATGCAAAAAGCATTGCAAAAAATGTCAAAAAAGACAACAATCACTGAAGATGATTTAAAAGAAATTACTAGAGATATAAAAATGTCACTTCTAGAAGCTGACGTTAACTTAAAAATTGTAAAAGAATTTGTTAACAATGTTAAAGAAAAAACTATTCAATCGAATTTAATTGGTAAACTAAATCCATCTCAACAAATGATCAAAATAGTTCATGAAGAGTTAGTCAGAATTCTTGGTGGTAAGTTTATAGAACCGCAGATAAATAAAAAACCATACGTCATTATGATGGTCGGGCTTCAAGGAAGTGGTAAAACTACAGCTACAGCAAAAATTTCTTACTTTTTTAGAAAGAAAAAATTTGTAGAAAATCCTCTTTTAATAGCTGCAGACATTTATCGTCCTGCTGCAGTTGATCAGTTAGTAACATTGGCTAAGTCAATTCAAATGGATTTTTATGAAGAAGGTGTTAAAAATAGTCCATTAGATATTGTTAAAAACGGTTTAATAAAAGCAAGAGAAAACAAGAATGATTTAATTATTATTGATACAGCCGGACGTCTTTCAATCGACGAAAACTTAATGAATGAACTTTTTGAGATTAAAAAAGTTGCAAATCCTGATGAAATATTCTTTGTTGCAGATTCAATGTCAGGTCAAGATATTATTAATGTAGCCCAAACTTTCCATGAAAAATTAAAACTTACCGGTACAATCATTACTAAATTAGATTCTGATGCTAGAGGTGGAGCTGCTTTAAGTATTAGACAACTTCTTAATTTGCCAATCCGTTTCATTGGTACAGGTGAAAAAGTTGCTAACTTGGATTTATTTTATCCAGATAGAATGGCAGATAGAATCTTAGGTATGGGTGATGTTATGTCACTTATTGAAAAAGCTAGTGACGTAATTGATGAGAAAAAAGCCGCAAAAATGGTTAACAAAATGTTTTCTGGTAGCTTTACTTTAGATGATCTTTTAGACCAATTAAATCAAATGAAAAAACTTGGTAAATTCTCTAAATTACTAAAAATGTTGCCTGGAAATTTAAGTAGCAAGATTAATGAAGAAGAATTAGATAAAGCAGAAGAAAAAATGAGAATTTATGAAATTTTAATTAACTCAATGACTAAACAAGAAAGAAAAAACCCTAAACTTCTTAAATTAGCTTCACGTAAAGAAAGAATTATCAAAGGTAGCGGAAGAACAGCTCAGGAATTTAATAGACTGATGAACGAATATGACATGATGGTTAAAAAAATGAGTGAACTTGGTAAAACTATAGGAAGGGGAGGAAATCCTTTTGGTGGATTATTTTAG
- a CDS encoding aminopeptidase C — translation MEITQELLKKINSKYSKSKSNKIIENTIVKNGIDASSINHHTIKKHNFIFNIETEKGEITNQKNSGRCWIFASLNMARVIVMKKLNIENIELSQNYLAFYDKLEKANTFLENIELTKHLDISDHLVQQFLASPTPDGGYWEYFQSLVTKYGVVPKEVMPETFQSERTFELNDHLFLRLRKYAKLIRETSSKDKIEQLKEDCLSEIYDILCKCLGVPPKKFNFEYKDKDKKYEKIENITPSEFFEKYVGKEFTDKVDIIHDPRNIYKHGSAFVLKYAYSVLNKNEVKMINVPLQELKNATINSLKDGNPVWFGCDVAKYSNSKLGIMDTDLFNYNDIFSDTSDFTKADRLQYRESGLSHAMSFVGVNLDKKDNVTNWMVENSWGSDSGKKGIFSMSDKWFDEFNYSVIVDKKYINELYLKTAEKEIVEIEPWDVLCKFS, via the coding sequence ATGGAAATAACACAAGAATTGTTAAAAAAAATTAACTCTAAATATTCAAAATCTAAATCAAATAAAATTATCGAAAACACAATAGTAAAAAACGGAATTGATGCTTCGAGTATTAATCATCACACAATTAAAAAACATAATTTTATTTTTAATATAGAAACAGAAAAAGGTGAAATAACTAATCAAAAAAATAGTGGTAGATGTTGAATTTTTGCTTCCTTAAATATGGCTAGAGTAATAGTTATGAAAAAACTTAATATCGAAAATATTGAACTATCTCAAAATTATTTAGCCTTTTATGATAAATTAGAAAAAGCTAATACATTTCTTGAAAATATTGAACTAACTAAACATTTAGATATTTCGGATCATTTAGTACAACAATTTTTAGCTTCACCAACTCCTGATGGTGGATATTGAGAATACTTTCAAAGTTTAGTTACAAAGTATGGAGTTGTACCAAAAGAAGTTATGCCAGAAACTTTTCAATCTGAGAGAACTTTTGAATTGAATGATCATCTATTCTTAAGATTGAGAAAATATGCCAAATTAATTAGAGAAACTAGTTCAAAAGATAAAATAGAACAACTTAAAGAAGATTGCCTTAGTGAAATTTATGACATTCTTTGTAAATGTTTAGGTGTTCCACCTAAAAAATTTAATTTTGAATACAAAGATAAAGATAAAAAATATGAAAAAATTGAAAACATAACACCTAGCGAATTCTTTGAAAAATATGTAGGTAAAGAATTCACAGATAAAGTTGACATCATTCATGATCCTAGAAACATTTATAAACATGGTAGTGCTTTTGTATTAAAATATGCATATAGCGTTTTAAATAAAAATGAAGTTAAAATGATAAATGTGCCTTTACAAGAGTTAAAAAATGCAACAATAAATTCATTAAAAGATGGTAACCCTGTTTGATTTGGTTGTGACGTTGCTAAATATTCAAATTCTAAGCTAGGAATAATGGATACAGATTTATTTAACTACAATGATATTTTTTCAGATACTTCAGATTTTACAAAAGCCGATAGACTTCAATATCGCGAAAGTGGATTATCTCATGCTATGTCATTCGTTGGTGTTAATTTAGATAAAAAAGATAACGTAACAAACTGAATGGTTGAAAACTCATGAGGAAGCGATTCAGGTAAAAAAGGAATATTCTCTATGTCTGACAAATGATTTGACGAATTCAATTACTCGGTTATTGTTGATAAAAAATATATCAATGAATTATATTTAAAAACCGCTGAAAAAGAAATTGTTGAAATCGAACCATGAGATGTTTTATGTAAATTCAGCTAG
- a CDS encoding Dam family site-specific DNA-(adenine-N6)-methyltransferase: MIKTIQKNFGENLKQLRILKNFTQEDLANISGIDRAQISRIERGFVNVTLETIIKLKNALEVDFSKLINTELSYNAKPFVKWAGGKTQILPKIKEFLPKDFNNYYEPFVGGGALFFELKPKNAYINDFNNDLILAYKCFLNKIEFDNLKKELIKHEFNHNENYFYQVREMDKSEKFNELESWIKAARMIYLNKSCFNGLYRVNSKGFFNVPFGKKEKIKTFEEENFKAIRHLFNKNNIKITNLDFEESVKDAMKGDFVYFDPPYDIFPDKNGFVNYDKNGFDKEKQIRLRDCVINLTKKGVKVMVSNHNTDFIREIYKDFKINVIYAKRSINSRGSGRGEVQEVIITNYEE; this comes from the coding sequence ATGATAAAAACTATACAAAAAAATTTTGGAGAGAATTTAAAACAACTTAGAATTTTAAAGAATTTTACACAAGAAGATTTAGCTAATATTTCCGGGATTGACCGCGCTCAAATTTCAAGAATTGAAAGAGGGTTTGTAAATGTTACTTTAGAAACAATTATAAAACTAAAAAATGCTTTAGAAGTTGATTTTTCTAAATTGATAAATACCGAACTAAGTTATAATGCAAAGCCTTTTGTAAAATGAGCTGGTGGTAAAACACAAATACTTCCTAAAATTAAAGAATTTTTACCAAAAGATTTTAATAATTATTATGAACCATTTGTAGGTGGTGGGGCTTTGTTTTTTGAATTAAAACCAAAAAATGCTTATATTAATGATTTTAATAATGATCTTATTTTAGCTTACAAATGTTTTTTGAATAAAATAGAATTTGACAATTTAAAAAAAGAACTAATAAAACATGAATTTAATCATAATGAAAACTATTTTTACCAAGTAAGAGAAATGGATAAATCAGAAAAGTTTAATGAACTGGAATCTTGAATCAAAGCAGCAAGAATGATTTATTTAAACAAATCATGTTTTAATGGGTTGTATAGAGTAAATTCAAAAGGTTTTTTCAATGTACCTTTTGGAAAGAAAGAGAAAATAAAAACTTTTGAAGAAGAAAATTTCAAAGCAATTAGACATCTTTTTAATAAGAATAATATAAAAATTACTAATTTAGATTTTGAAGAATCGGTTAAAGATGCTATGAAGGGTGATTTTGTTTACTTCGATCCTCCTTATGATATATTTCCAGATAAAAATGGTTTTGTTAACTATGACAAAAATGGTTTCGATAAGGAAAAACAAATAAGACTTAGGGACTGCGTCATAAATTTAACAAAAAAAGGTGTAAAAGTTATGGTTTCTAACCATAACACTGATTTTATTAGAGAAATCTATAAAGATTTCAAGATAAATGTTATCTACGCAAAAAGATCAATTAATTCAAGGGGAAGTGGACGAGGAGAAGTTCAGGAGGTTATAATCACTAATTATGAGGAATAA
- a CDS encoding thioredoxin family protein has translation MLKETTRQELGDGLKNGTKLLVFHATWCAPCRMYKNSLIELSEKDGIEIYRVDIDKDKDYALDMGVQSIPATFVYKNGERVKDFLGYRPYEQLVEEIKSL, from the coding sequence ATGTTAAAAGAAACAACTAGACAAGAATTAGGTGATGGACTAAAAAATGGAACAAAATTATTAGTTTTTCATGCAACATGATGTGCTCCATGTAGAATGTATAAAAATTCTTTAATTGAACTAAGTGAAAAAGACGGAATTGAAATTTACAGAGTTGATATTGATAAAGATAAAGATTATGCATTAGATATGGGTGTACAATCAATTCCTGCTACATTTGTTTATAAAAATGGCGAAAGAGTTAAAGACTTTTTAGGTTATAGACCATATGAACAATTAGTTGAAGAAATTAAATCATTATAG
- a CDS encoding HinT-interacting membrane complex lipoprotein P60 — MNKIKYLLSTSLLVLPALSVVSCGRVENSTEKTKQDDDFRSDEIKSIAESIWTEKVLLDLYSEGNNEIKKLSDYLDNKESKFYKEALLAFDIYASNNLSKDANFFVKMYSEWNKKGWLTAEEQKVLAPFNIPTVKPGAEVFELIYKNGKTEINKTINNSLLTLKYFSINNEEELKKLDSNFETNKAKYDLNYYNLISYIIDSKPYQVWEYEETNTSNIFVTRNKILNTTNDFKELLADKYDLNYRVSENEMLLPNRKYLTEFGGYKGIVVNNASKYNLDYTFSKLIAKNKDAVVDGFYSNNADKKIVSVNNEGKLSTSISLYDEESKKLKAAYVVQIIPTVKEIEKVEDDKTKVEKILSFDESIFKDKLTELMIMLSFSDTSITTKAISSFKKIGYRLEPIYEILKETLKGSDFI; from the coding sequence ATGAATAAAATAAAATATTTATTATCAACATCACTTCTTGTTTTACCTGCTTTAAGTGTTGTTTCTTGTGGTAGAGTAGAAAATTCCACTGAAAAAACTAAACAAGATGATGATTTCAGAAGTGATGAAATCAAAAGTATTGCTGAATCAATCTGAACTGAAAAAGTTTTATTAGACTTATATAGTGAAGGAAATAACGAAATAAAAAAACTTTCTGACTATTTAGACAATAAAGAATCAAAGTTTTATAAGGAAGCTCTATTAGCATTTGATATATACGCATCGAATAATTTATCAAAAGATGCAAATTTCTTCGTTAAAATGTATTCAGAATGAAATAAAAAAGGTTGATTAACTGCCGAAGAACAAAAAGTTTTAGCTCCTTTTAATATTCCTACTGTTAAACCTGGAGCTGAGGTGTTTGAATTAATTTATAAAAACGGTAAAACAGAAATTAATAAAACAATCAACAATTCGCTCTTAACATTAAAATACTTCTCAATCAATAATGAAGAAGAATTAAAAAAACTTGATTCTAACTTTGAAACAAACAAAGCTAAGTATGACTTGAATTATTATAATTTAATCAGTTACATAATAGATAGTAAACCATATCAAGTTTGAGAATATGAAGAAACTAATACATCAAACATTTTTGTTACAAGAAATAAAATTCTTAATACAACAAATGATTTTAAAGAATTATTAGCTGACAAATATGACTTAAATTACAGAGTTTCAGAAAACGAAATGCTTCTACCAAATAGAAAATATCTTACTGAATTTGGTGGATATAAAGGAATTGTTGTTAATAATGCTTCTAAATACAATTTAGATTACACATTCAGTAAATTAATTGCAAAAAATAAAGATGCTGTTGTGGATGGTTTCTATTCAAACAATGCAGATAAAAAAATTGTTTCAGTAAATAATGAAGGTAAATTAAGCACATCGATTTCGCTTTATGATGAAGAATCAAAAAAACTTAAAGCAGCTTATGTTGTACAAATAATTCCAACCGTTAAAGAAATTGAAAAAGTTGAAGACGATAAGACTAAAGTTGAAAAAATTCTTTCATTTGATGAATCAATTTTCAAAGATAAATTGACAGAATTAATGATTATGTTAAGTTTTAGTGATACTTCAATAACAACTAAAGCTATTAGTTCATTTAAGAAAATTGGGTATAGATTAGAACCAATTTATGAAATTCTTAAGGAAACTCTCAAAGGAAGTGATTTCATTTAA
- the hinT gene encoding histidine triad protein HinT: MDIFKKIIDREIPASIIYEDDVVIAFLDAYPEQPGHFLVVPKSQSKNIIENSDEEFIYAMRIVRKLINDRLIKNGITDFRIQVNTGPKAGQTIFHTHIHVVPYK; the protein is encoded by the coding sequence ATGGATATTTTTAAAAAAATAATTGATAGAGAAATTCCTGCATCAATAATTTATGAAGACGATGTTGTAATAGCATTTTTAGATGCATATCCTGAGCAACCAGGACATTTCTTGGTGGTTCCTAAAAGTCAATCTAAAAATATAATTGAAAACTCTGATGAAGAATTTATTTACGCAATGAGAATTGTGAGAAAATTAATTAATGATAGATTAATTAAAAATGGTATAACAGATTTCAGAATTCAAGTTAACACTGGTCCCAAAGCTGGACAAACCATTTTTCACACACACATTCATGTGGTTCCGTATAAATAA
- a CDS encoding type II restriction endonuclease — protein MKNYEEWFSKFKANIASYDFYVDFNKVYKNASELKIELNILNSLVGSKNIEQDFIKIVEKYPETLKCIPILIAKREKTLFCNDKDNSFNFDFKNMNYSINDYVLFMHKTGLFDLIKNNIVGNLYDYVLGVEVGLDSNSRKNRSGKLMENLVEEHIKNAGFVKNSTYFKEMKLSELKTRIGNKLVELHNLKGLIKKFDYIIFGKENIYLCECNFYTTNGSKLNEIARSYKSLSQKINKINGLKFVWFTDGLGWKESKKILKETFDVLEDIYNIHELENGIINKKIK, from the coding sequence ATGAAAAACTATGAAGAATGATTTTCAAAATTTAAAGCAAATATTGCAAGTTATGATTTTTATGTAGACTTTAATAAAGTTTATAAAAATGCTTCAGAATTAAAAATAGAACTAAATATATTAAATTCTCTTGTTGGTTCAAAGAATATCGAACAAGATTTCATAAAAATTGTTGAAAAATATCCAGAAACACTTAAATGTATACCTATTCTTATAGCAAAGAGAGAAAAGACTCTTTTTTGCAATGATAAGGACAATAGTTTTAATTTTGATTTTAAAAACATGAATTACTCAATAAATGATTATGTTTTATTTATGCATAAAACTGGACTATTCGATTTAATTAAGAATAACATTGTAGGCAATTTATATGACTACGTTTTAGGAGTAGAAGTAGGTCTAGATTCTAATTCAAGAAAAAATAGAAGCGGAAAATTGATGGAAAATCTTGTTGAAGAACACATAAAAAATGCAGGTTTTGTTAAAAACAGTACATATTTTAAAGAAATGAAATTATCAGAATTAAAAACGAGAATTGGTAATAAACTTGTTGAATTACACAATTTAAAAGGTTTAATTAAAAAGTTTGATTACATTATTTTTGGGAAAGAAAATATATATTTATGCGAATGTAATTTTTATACTACAAACGGTTCTAAATTAAACGAAATAGCAAGAAGTTATAAAAGCTTATCACAAAAGATTAATAAAATTAATGGATTAAAGTTTGTGTGATTTACAGATGGTTTAGGTTGAAAAGAAAGTAAAAAAATCCTTAAGGAAACATTTGATGTTTTAGAAGATATTTACAATATTCATGAATTAGAAAATGGAATTATTAATAAAAAAATAAAATAA